CGGTCTTCCTGTACGAGCGGGCCGCGGCCAACCAGGATCGCGCCAGGCTGGAGGTGATCAGGAAAGGAGGCTTGGAAGGCCTCGCCGGGCGAATGACAGCTCAGGCCTGGCAGCCGGATTTCGGGCCGGCGGCTCTCCATCCCACGGCGGGAGCCACGGTCGTCGGGGCCAGGCCGCCGCTCATCGCCTACAACGTCAACCTCCAGACGGACGACCTCGAGGCGGCCAAGACCATCGCCAAGAAAGTACGGTTCTCCAGCGGGGGGCTGCCCGCCGTGAAAGCCATCGGCGTGGAGTTGCGGAGCCGCGGCCTCGTCCAGGTGTCCATGAACCTGACCAATTTCGAGGAGACCCCGATCCATGTGGCCTATGAAGCCGTGCGCCGCGAGGCGGAGCAACGGGGGATCAGGGTGGTGGAGAGCCAGGTGGTCGGGCTGGTGCCTCAGCGGGCCCTTGTGCAGGCAGCCGAGCACCTCCTCAAGCTGGAGGGATTCGATCCGATGCAGGTGCTGGAGGCCCGCCTGGAGTCGGTGCTGGCGAAGGAAGCCGGCGCTCTTGCCGGTACAGCAGGGGACTGGTCGTCAGCCCTTTCGCCCTTTCTCGATGCCCTGTCGGCCGGTACGCCCACGCCGGGAGGCGGGAGCGCGGCGGCGCTGGCCGGGGCCCTCGCCGCATCGCTGGGCGTGATGGGATGCAAAGTCGGACCGCCCAAGCCCACAGCCGGACAAGGACAGCCCAAGCCGTCAGCCGACGAACCGGCGAGCTTGGAGCAGATGGAGCGCCGGTTGGCTCAGCTCCGCGCGGAGCTTCACAGACTCGTCCGGGCCGATGCTGACGCCTATGAGGCGGTGGTCCGAGCCTACCGCCTGCCCAAGGAGGACAAGGCCAGATCCGAGCACATTGCTGCGAGCCTCGCGGCGGCCACGCTGGTTCCCCTCGAGACGGCGACCCTGGCCGGCGAGGTCGCCTCCCTGCTCCGCTCGGTCATGGGCAAGACCAAGCAGTCCGTCACCCCGGACCTTAGGGTCGGCCTGCTCCTGGCCATGGCCGCAGTAGAGGGGGGGCTGGAGAATGTGGCTGTCAACTTGAAAGCTCAATCAAATCAGCAGCTTATATCAGATGTTCAGGGGAAGGTAGCCGCCCTTCAGCAGAGGCTTGTGGAACTGAAAAGGCTATGCTATCCTTCCACGGCTGGTTGACCGGTTGTGGTCCTGTTCTGAGGCGAATTAAGTCAAAGCTGGAGAGCGATGGAAATCAAGGTCTTCAACAATAACGTCGAGAAGGCGCTGAAGGTCGCGAAGAAGAAGCTGGCCGGGGAGGGACTCTTCCGCGAGCTCAAGCGCCGCCGGTACTACGAGAAGCCCAGCGTCAGGCGAAAGGCCAAGCAGCGGGAGGCGATGCGTCGTCGCCAGAAGTGGCTGGCCAAGCACAGGATGGACTGAGCGCCGGTTTTCTTCCCTCCTGTTCCCTCGGTTCCCCGTCGTTTTTCATCTCCAACGGTCTCTCCATGCGCGAGACGGAGATCCATGCGGCCATCCGCATCCTCCGGCGCGAGGTGCGCCGGTGGCAGGAGCCGGTGGTCGGCGTGGTGGCCAAGGAGTCGCAGGACCCCTTCCGCATCCTGATCTCCTGCGTCCTGAGCCTCAGGACCAAGGACCAGACGACCGCGGAGGCCAGCCGCCGGCTATTCGCGTTGGCCACCGACCCGTCCCGCATGCTGACCCTGCCGGTCCGTCGGATCGAGACCGCCATCTACCCAGTCGGCTTCTACAGGACCAAGGCCCGGCAGATTCGCGAGATCAGTCGGCGCCTGCTGGAGCGCTATGGAGGCCGCGTCCCCGATTCTATCGCCGAACTCTTGACGCTCAAGGGGGTGGGGCGCAAGACCGCCAACCTGGTGGTGACGGTGGGGTACGGGAAGCCCGGCATCTGCGTGGACACACACGTGCACCGGATCAGCAACCGGTGGGGCTACGTGAAGACCAAGACGCCCGAGCAGACCGAGGAGGCGCTGCGCCGCAAGCTCCCGCGCCGCTACTGGATCACGTTCAACGACCTGCTCGTCCCGTTCGGCCAGAACCTCTGCCAGCCCGTGTCGCCCTACTGCAGCCGGTGCAAGCTGACGACCTATTGCGACCGGGCGGGGGTTGTAAAGTCGCGTTAGACGTGAAAGGTTAGACGCGAGAGGAACCGAGGCAAAGCGACTGCTTCTGTCTGATGCGTCTCACGTTTTACGTCTCACATCTCACGAGTCTTAGATGAATAAAGTAGTTTCCGCGCCGGCGGTCAGCGAGAGGATGGCCGGGAGTCCCATGACCTCGTCCACGTTCTGCGCGACAACGGCCGGATCCACCCCCATGTACTCCAGGCCGGCGCTGCAGGCGATCAACTGGAAGTGCCCCACCTGCCTGGCCTCGCGGAACATCTCCGAGATCAGCGGGACTTTCTTCTCCTGGAGCAGCCGGGCGACCTCCTTCCCCTGCTGACCGTATTCCGGGGGGAAGTCCATCTCGTCAATCCGTCCCTCCGCCAGCTTCTTGATCGTCCAGAAGAGCAGTACGACGCGGACGTCCTTCCCCATGGCGGCGGCGGTCAGCCCCAGGGTCGCCACCTGGTGCAGCTTGTCGTAGGTGGCGTTGTGGGCGAAGATGACGAACCGGGGCGTTCGGCTCACGGCGGCTCCAGTGACTGGGTCTGACCGGGTAAGTTGTGGCTGGATTATACGTCTTCATCGGAAGCCAAACAAGGTATGCGCTCTTACAGGACAACAACCTTTTGACATGGTGTTCGTCAGTCACTACAATCCGTTGACACAATTCTGTTGCCACTCACACCGCATGATATGAGGGGACGTTGATGCGAAGTCACTGGTCTGATCGGGAGGCTAGGGGTCTGGAAGGGCTGGACGCCCTCGTGTATGCGACGAGGACGATCGGCGCTGAGCCGGAGTTGGTCCTGTGGGGTGGAGGGAATTCTTCGGCCAAGCTTACCATGCAGGACCATGCCGGTCGCGAGACTAGGGTCTTGTGGATCAAGGGCAGCGGCTCTGATATGCGGACGATCACTGCCAAGCAGTTTACGCCTCTGCGCTTGGATGAGTTGCTACTCCTGTTCGACCGGGAGACCATGACGGACGAAGCCATGGTCGCCTATCAAGCCAAGTGTATATTGGAACCGACAGCGCCGAAACCCTCCATCGAAACGCTGCTGCACGCCTTTGTGCCGGCTCCGCACGTGTACCATACTCACGCGGACTCGATCTGCGCGCTGGTTGATACGTCGGATAGCGAGAAAATAATCAAGCGCGTGTACGGGACTGATGCGGTGTTGATTCCGTACGTCCGCCCCGGCTTTGCTTTGGCCAAGCTGGTCGGCACGGCGTACCGGAAAGATCCACGTCTCAGCGCCATCATCCTTGATAAGCACGGGCTTGTGACCTGGGGCAACTCTCCCAAGGAGGCCTATCTGGCGACGATCAGGGTGGTGAGTCGAGCCGAGCGGTTCATTCAACAGGCCGGCGGCCGGAGTGAAAAGCGCAGGGTTGTATCGTTGGGAAACTGCTCCTCGGCCCGTGAGCGTCAGGAGTTGGCCGCCATTGTGGCACCGGTTCTCCGGGGAGCAATCGGTCAGCGCGCGCGTATGCTGCTGATGTTTGATGATAGCCCAGCGGTGTTGCGGTTCGTGAACGGGCCTCGCGCTCGGCAGCTCAGCCAGGTTGGTCCCTTCACGCCGGACCATATCCTTCACACCAAGGCCAGGCCTCTATTTTTGGATCTGCCTCGGTCCAAGGCTCCGGAAGTCGTCGCGCAGGCTATCCGCAAAGGCGTGGAACGGTATCGTCAGGACTATATCCGATACTTCGAGCGGTACAAGAGCCCGAGCGTCACGATGATGGACCCCCATCCACGCGTCATACTGGTTTCTGGCCTCGGGCTGTTTACATCCGGGAAGGACAGACGCGCCTGTCGGATTGCGCACGACCTCTATGTCCATACGATGCGGGTCATTCGGGCCTCGTCGGTTCTGGATACATATACGTCTCTTTCTTCGCAGGATCTCTGCGACTTCGAATATTGGCCAATGGAGAATTTCAAGCTGACCTTGCTCCCCCCGGAGAAGGAGTTCTCGCGAAGAATCGTCCTCGTGACCGGCGCCGCCGGAGCAATCGGTCGGGCGATCAGCCAACGGTTCGTTGCCGAAGGGGCCGCAGTGATCCTTGCCGATCTCGATCAAGAGAAGATCTCCCGGCTGTGTGATGAGTGCAATCGTCAGGTCGGGGAGGAGCACGCTGTGCCCCTTGTCATGGATGTTGCCGACAGATCCAGCGTGACCGAGGGATTTCAGAAAGCGGTCAGGTGTTTTGGTGGCCTCGACGTCATTGTCTCGAATGCCGGCATCGCCTGCTCGGCGCCGGTCGAACGAATGTCGCTGCGAGACTGGACCCGTGTTTTCGAAGTGAATGCCACGGGGCACCTTCTGATTTGCCAAGAAGCTGTTAAGATCTTCAAACGGCAGGGGCTTGCGGGGAACATCGTGGTGGTGGCGAGCAAGAACGTGGTCGCGCCGGGAAAGGAATTTGGCGCCTATTCGGCCTCAAAAGCAGCACAGGCTCAACTGAGCAAGATCCTGGCGATCGAGGGAGCGGAGAGCGGCATCCGCGTCAACATGGTGAATCCGGACGGTGTGTTTGAGGGCTCTGGCCTCTGGTCAGAACGGGTCCGAGAGCAGCGGGCCAAGGTGTACGGAGTCCCAGTAGAGAAGATCGAGGAGTATTACGCCAGCCGGAATCTCCTCAAGACCAAGGTTACCGCTGCAGATGTCGCAGAAGCAGTATTGTTTTTTGCCTCCCAACGCTCGGCGAAGACGACTGGGGCAATGTTGCCCGTGGACGGCGGTGTCAAAGAGGCCTTTCCACGCTAGACGCGCGCTGAAACGTCGCGCACTTTTCCGTTTTCATAAAGCCCCGCCCTTGGATACCCCCCAGCTTGCTGAGGGGTTCTTTACTCTGTTCTCACAACGATTTCCCGATCGGCTTCCTGGGTGCCGGATATTGCTTAGCGAGGCTGGGTGGGGGGCGGGAGCGGGAGGCGCAGGTCGTGGCGCCGCGCGGCGGCGAGGGCTTCCGGATAGCCGGCGTCGGCATGGCGCAGGATGCCGAGCCCCGGGTCGTTGGTCAGCACCAGCTCCAGCTTCCTGGCCGCCTCAGGGGTCCCGTCGGCCACGACCGCCTGTCCCGCGTGCAGGGAGTAGCCAATCCCGACGCCGCCTCCGTGGTGGAAGGAGACCCAACTGGCGCCGGAGGCGGTGTTGAGCAGGGCGTTGAGGATCGGCCAGTCGGCGATCGCGTCGCTCCCGTCCTTCATGCCCTCGGTCTCCCGGTAGGGGGAGGCGACCGAGCCTGCGTCCAGGTGGTCCCGTCCGATGACGATCGGGGCCTTCAGCCTGCCCTCCCGCACCAGCTCGTTCATCCGGAGGCCCATTGCGGCCCGCTCCCCGTAGCCCAGCCAACAGATGCGGGCTGGCAGCCCCTGGAACCGGACCCGCTCGCGGGCCAGCCTGAGCCAGCGCTGAAGGGAACGGTTGTCCGGGAAGAGCTCGCCGGCCGCCTGGTCGGTTGCGGCGATGTCCGCCGGATCGCCGGACAGGGCCACCCACCGGAAGGGGCCGCGCCCTTCGCAGAAGAGCGGCCGGATGTAGGCCGGCACGAACCCGGGAAAGGCGTAGGCGTCCTGCACGCCCCGCTGGTGGGCCATGGTCCGGATGTTGTTGCCGTAGTCGAACACGACCGAGCCGGCCTTCTGGAAGGCGAGCATCGCGCGCACGTGGACGGCGATCGAGTCCAGGGCCCGGTTCACGTAGTCCGACGGGTTCCGCTTGCGCAGGTCTGCCGCCTCCTCCACGGACAGGCCGGCTGGGATGTAGCCGTTCAGCGGGTCATGGGCGGAGGTCTGGTCCGTCACCACGTCCGGGACCTCACCGCGTCTCACCAGTTCGGGCAGAACCGTGGCGCAGTTGCCGACGAGCCCCACGGAGAGAGCTTCGCGCCGCGCCTTGGCGGCCGTGATCCAGCCGAGCGCCTGGTCCAGCGAGACGGTCATCCGGTCGCAGTAGCCGGTCTTGATCCGCCGCTCGATCCGGGCCGGATTCACCTCGACGCAGAGGATCGCGGCCCCGTTCATGGCGCCGGCCAACGGCTGGGCGCCCCCCATTCCGCCCATCCCGCCGGTCAGCACGAACCGGCCGGCCAGGTCGCCGCCGAAGTGCCGGGCCGCGCAGGCCGCGAAGGTCTCGAAGGTCCCCTGCACGATCCCCTGGGTGCCGATGTACATCCAGGAGCCGGCGGTCATCTGCCCGTACATGATCAGGCCCAGCGCCTCCAGCCGGCGGAACTCGTCCCAGGTGGCCCAGTGGCCGACCAGGTTGGCGTTGGCGATGAGGACGCGGGGCGCGAATTCGTGGGTCCGGAGCACGCCGACCGGCTTGCCCGACTGGACGAGCAGGGTCTGGTCGTTCTTCAGGTCGGTCAACTCCTGCACGATGGCGTCGTAGGCGCGCCAGTCGCGCGCCGCCTTGCCCGCGCCCCCGTAGACGATCAGCTCGCGCGGATTCTCTGCCACTTCTTCGTCGAGGTTGTTCATGAGCATCCGCAGCGCGGCCTCCTGGCTCCAGCCTCTGCAGGTCAGGGTCGCGCCCCTCGGGGCTTTGACGGACCGTGCGCCCATGTCACTTCCGTTTCCTCACCTGGGCCTTCACGCCGTTGATGAAGGCGTCGATCGCCGCGTCCACCTCGCCGGCGGTCATGGCCCGGTCGTGGGTCTCACTCTCGTCCAGCAGGAAGGTCTCGCTGTCCTTCTCCTGCCTCACGATCACGGTGTTTTCCGGCGTGACCTCGACCATCATGTACCACTCCTTGCTGCCCTTGTGGATCGAGACCTCCTTTCCGAGGCCTTTCTTGGTGACCTCCACCTGAAGCTCTTCGTCGGCCCTCGGTGAGGACGGAGCCGGATCGGCTGCCTTGGCCGACCCGGCGTCGAGCAATGGCAGGGCTGTCATGGCGACCAGCCCTAGGAGAGCGAGAGACCGTTGTGCAAGAGAACGTCGGTTCATGACTGACTCCCTTGTGATGATCGGGCCGTGGACAAGAGAGTGGAAAAGGCCCCGTCGGCGACGAGCGTGCGAATTTTCTCGATGTCCGGAGCCAGGGGCCGGTCCCCTTCCAGGCGCGGCACCAGCCGACGGATCAGCTTCATGGCTCCGACGCTCCCCGCGCCGGGACGCAGAGGCCTGTGGAACTCCACCCCCTGCGCGGCGCAGAGGAGCTCGATCGCGAGGATGTGCTCGGTGTTCGTGAGAATCTGTTTCAGCTTGAGCGCAGATCCCATGCCCATGCTGACGTGGTCCTCACGGTTGCCCGAGGTCGGGATCGAGTCCACCGAGGCGGGATGCGAGAGGACCTTGTTCTCGGAAGCCAGGGCGGCGGCGGTGACCTGGGCGATCATGAAGCCGGAATTGAGGCCCGGATGGGGGCTCAGGAAGGGCGGCAGGTCCCCGTATTCCGGATTGATCAGCCGCTCGATGCGGCGCTCCGCAATGCTGGCCAACTCGGTCATCGCGATGGCCAGGTAGTCGAGGACGAGCCCCAGGGGCTGACCGTGAAAGTTGCCGCCGGACAGGACTTCGTTCCGATCGGCGAACACAAGGGGGTTGTCGGTCACGCTGTTGATCTCGGTGCTCAGGGTCGCGCGGACGTGGTCGAGCGCGTCGCGCACGGCTCCGTGCACCTGCGGCATGCAGCGGAGGCTGTAGGCGTCCTGCACGCGCGGGCAGGAGAGGTGCGAGGCGCGGATCTCGCTGTCCCGGACGAGGGCCCGGAGGTTGGCCGCCACGGCCGCCTGCCCCAGATAGGGGCGCAGCCGGTGGATCCGCTGATCGAAGGCGACGGGGGTCCCCATGAGCGCTTCCAGCGACAGGGCGCCGGCCACGTCGGCCGTGTCCAGGAGCCGTTCGCTTCGGCGGAGGGCCAGCAGACCCAGGGCCAGCATGGCCTGGGTCCCGTTGACGAGCGACAGCCCCTCCTTGGCTTCCAATTGGAGCGGCTTCAACCCGGCCCGGGCCAGTGCGGCCCGGCCTGGCAGGGAGCGGGCACCGACGGTCGCGGTGCCTTCCCCGATCAGGACCAGGGCCAGGTGGGCCAGCGGAGCCAGGTCGCCGCTCGCCCCCACCGATCCCCGGCAGGGGATCACCGGCAGGATGTCCCTGTTCAGCAGCGTCAGGAGCGACTCGACGACGAGCGGGCGCACCCCGCTGTGGCCGCGCGCGAGCACGTTGGCGCGCAGGAGGAGGACGCCCCTGGTCTCCTCCCTGGTCAGCGGCTCGCCGACCCCGGCTGCGTGGCTGCGCACCAGGTTCAGTTGCAGTTGCCGGATGTCGGCGGCGGGGATGCGCTGGTCGGCCAGCTTGCCGAAGCCGGTGTTCACCCCGTAGACCGGCTCGTCGCCGGCGCTCGCGCGCCGGATCACGGCGTGGGAGGCCGCCATGCGACGCCTGGCCCGAGGCGACAACCGGGCGGGTCGCCCCTTGAAGACCACTTCGTAGAAGGCCGGCAGGCTCAAGTCTTCACCGGTCACGTCGAGCGGCTTCACAGGCCGGATTATAGCCCGGTTCCGGCCGTTTGTCTTTTGCCTTTTCCCGACGGCCTTTGCTAGGATGCGATCCCGATGATGGAGGCGCTCCTCAGCAGGGACGTGCTGCTCTGGCTCTTCGTCCTTTCGGTGGTCGGCTTCGTGGGCAGCCTGGTCGCGATCCCCTTCATCCTCGTGAGGCTCCCGCCTCACTATTTCGACGAGCGCCACCCCCGCATCTGGATGAGGGACCATCATCCGGCGCTGCGCCTGACCGGACTCGCGATCAAGAACGCGGCGGGGATCGTTTTCCTGTTGGCCGGGTTCGCGATGCTGTTCCTGCCCGGACAGGGCATCCTGACCATGCTGATCGGGGTCTCGCTCGTGGACTTTCCCGGCAAGCGCTATCTGGAGCGGAAGCTGATCGGCCAGCCGTCGGTCCTCGGCACGATCAACAAGCTGCGGGAGAAGTTCGGCCGGCCCCCGCTGATCGTGAAACCCGACCCGTAGTCATGTCAACCCTCTACCTCATTGACGGCTCCGCCTACGTTTACCGCGCCTTCTTCGCCCTCCCGGCCCTCTCCAACTCCAAGGGGCTCCAGACCAACGCGGTCTACGGCTTCACCACGATGCTGATGAAGGTTCTGCGCGAGCACAAGCCGGACCTGCTCGCAGTGGTCTTCGACGAGAAGGGGCCGACCCTTCGCCACGAGGCCTTCAAGGAGTACAAGGCCCACCGGCCGGAGATGCCGCAAGGCATGCAGGCCCAGATCCCGTACGTCCATCGGATGGTCGAGGCCTTCGGTGTGCCGGCCATCCGCCAGTCGGGATACGAGGCGGACGACCTGATCGGCACCCTGGCCCGCAAGGCGGAGGCGGCGGGATTCCTCGTCGTGATCGTCACCGGCGACAAGGACATGTTCCAGCTCCTAACCCCCTCGGTGCGGATCTACGACCCGGTGAAGGACAGGTGGTTCGGGGAGGCAGACTGTCGGGAGCGGTTCGGAGTGGAGCCGGCCCGCGTCGTCGAGGTCATGGGGCTCATGGGCGACGCGACCGACAACATCCCGGGGGTCAAGGGGATCGGGGAGAAGACGGCGATCAAGCTGATCGCGGAGTTCGGGACGATCGAGGATCTGCTCCGGCGGGTCCAGGAGGTCACGCCGCCGAGGATCAGGACATTCCTCACCGAGCAGGCGGAGAACGCCCGTCTCAGCCGGCAACTGGCCACGATCCGGGTGGACTGCCCGGTGGACTTTCAGCCGGACCGGTTCCGGGCCGGCTCGCCCTCCACCGAGGCCCTGGTTGCCTTGCTGCGGGAGCTGGAGTTCACGACCCTCCTCAAGTCTATTCAGCCGGCCGGGCAGGCCGAGACGCCACAGGGCGAGGTGACGATCATCTCGGACGATGCTTCGGCCCGGCGCTTCGCGGCTGATATGCCGAAGGAAGGCCCAGTCGCGATCCAGGTGGTCTTGGACGGCCAGGGAGTCTCGGCCAGGGTGAAGGGCCTGGCCGTCGGCCTGCCCAACGGCCGGACCGCCTTCGCCGAACGGG
The sequence above is drawn from the Nitrospirota bacterium genome and encodes:
- the nth gene encoding endonuclease III, translating into MRETEIHAAIRILRREVRRWQEPVVGVVAKESQDPFRILISCVLSLRTKDQTTAEASRRLFALATDPSRMLTLPVRRIETAIYPVGFYRTKARQIREISRRLLERYGGRVPDSIAELLTLKGVGRKTANLVVTVGYGKPGICVDTHVHRISNRWGYVKTKTPEQTEEALRRKLPRRYWITFNDLLVPFGQNLCQPVSPYCSRCKLTTYCDRAGVVKSR
- the rpsU gene encoding 30S ribosomal protein S21; protein product: MEIKVFNNNVEKALKVAKKKLAGEGLFRELKRRRYYEKPSVRRKAKQREAMRRRQKWLAKHRMD
- the ftcD gene encoding glutamate formimidoyltransferase — encoded protein: MQRLIECVPNFSEGRRAETVNRLVAAVRSVPGVFLLDQEMDADHHRSVLTFVGEPDAVGEAAFRVTQAATELIDLRRHEGEHPRVGATDVVPFVPIRGVTMGECVALAKRVGARIGSELRIPVFLYERAAANQDRARLEVIRKGGLEGLAGRMTAQAWQPDFGPAALHPTAGATVVGARPPLIAYNVNLQTDDLEAAKTIAKKVRFSSGGLPAVKAIGVELRSRGLVQVSMNLTNFEETPIHVAYEAVRREAEQRGIRVVESQVVGLVPQRALVQAAEHLLKLEGFDPMQVLEARLESVLAKEAGALAGTAGDWSSALSPFLDALSAGTPTPGGGSAAALAGALAASLGVMGCKVGPPKPTAGQGQPKPSADEPASLEQMERRLAQLRAELHRLVRADADAYEAVVRAYRLPKEDKARSEHIAASLAAATLVPLETATLAGEVASLLRSVMGKTKQSVTPDLRVGLLLAMAAVEGGLENVAVNLKAQSNQQLISDVQGKVAALQQRLVELKRLCYPSTAG
- the hutH gene encoding histidine ammonia-lyase gives rise to the protein MTGEDLSLPAFYEVVFKGRPARLSPRARRRMAASHAVIRRASAGDEPVYGVNTGFGKLADQRIPAADIRQLQLNLVRSHAAGVGEPLTREETRGVLLLRANVLARGHSGVRPLVVESLLTLLNRDILPVIPCRGSVGASGDLAPLAHLALVLIGEGTATVGARSLPGRAALARAGLKPLQLEAKEGLSLVNGTQAMLALGLLALRRSERLLDTADVAGALSLEALMGTPVAFDQRIHRLRPYLGQAAVAANLRALVRDSEIRASHLSCPRVQDAYSLRCMPQVHGAVRDALDHVRATLSTEINSVTDNPLVFADRNEVLSGGNFHGQPLGLVLDYLAIAMTELASIAERRIERLINPEYGDLPPFLSPHPGLNSGFMIAQVTAAALASENKVLSHPASVDSIPTSGNREDHVSMGMGSALKLKQILTNTEHILAIELLCAAQGVEFHRPLRPGAGSVGAMKLIRRLVPRLEGDRPLAPDIEKIRTLVADGAFSTLLSTARSSQGSQS
- the hutU gene encoding urocanate hydratase yields the protein MGARSVKAPRGATLTCRGWSQEAALRMLMNNLDEEVAENPRELIVYGGAGKAARDWRAYDAIVQELTDLKNDQTLLVQSGKPVGVLRTHEFAPRVLIANANLVGHWATWDEFRRLEALGLIMYGQMTAGSWMYIGTQGIVQGTFETFAACAARHFGGDLAGRFVLTGGMGGMGGAQPLAGAMNGAAILCVEVNPARIERRIKTGYCDRMTVSLDQALGWITAAKARREALSVGLVGNCATVLPELVRRGEVPDVVTDQTSAHDPLNGYIPAGLSVEEAADLRKRNPSDYVNRALDSIAVHVRAMLAFQKAGSVVFDYGNNIRTMAHQRGVQDAYAFPGFVPAYIRPLFCEGRGPFRWVALSGDPADIAATDQAAGELFPDNRSLQRWLRLARERVRFQGLPARICWLGYGERAAMGLRMNELVREGRLKAPIVIGRDHLDAGSVASPYRETEGMKDGSDAIADWPILNALLNTASGASWVSFHHGGGVGIGYSLHAGQAVVADGTPEAARKLELVLTNDPGLGILRHADAGYPEALAAARRHDLRLPLPPPTQPR
- the rhaD gene encoding bifunctional rhamnulose-1-phosphate aldolase/short-chain dehydrogenase; the protein is MRSHWSDREARGLEGLDALVYATRTIGAEPELVLWGGGNSSAKLTMQDHAGRETRVLWIKGSGSDMRTITAKQFTPLRLDELLLLFDRETMTDEAMVAYQAKCILEPTAPKPSIETLLHAFVPAPHVYHTHADSICALVDTSDSEKIIKRVYGTDAVLIPYVRPGFALAKLVGTAYRKDPRLSAIILDKHGLVTWGNSPKEAYLATIRVVSRAERFIQQAGGRSEKRRVVSLGNCSSARERQELAAIVAPVLRGAIGQRARMLLMFDDSPAVLRFVNGPRARQLSQVGPFTPDHILHTKARPLFLDLPRSKAPEVVAQAIRKGVERYRQDYIRYFERYKSPSVTMMDPHPRVILVSGLGLFTSGKDRRACRIAHDLYVHTMRVIRASSVLDTYTSLSSQDLCDFEYWPMENFKLTLLPPEKEFSRRIVLVTGAAGAIGRAISQRFVAEGAAVILADLDQEKISRLCDECNRQVGEEHAVPLVMDVADRSSVTEGFQKAVRCFGGLDVIVSNAGIACSAPVERMSLRDWTRVFEVNATGHLLICQEAVKIFKRQGLAGNIVVVASKNVVAPGKEFGAYSASKAAQAQLSKILAIEGAESGIRVNMVNPDGVFEGSGLWSERVREQRAKVYGVPVEKIEEYYASRNLLKTKVTAADVAEAVLFFASQRSAKTTGAMLPVDGGVKEAFPR